Proteins encoded together in one Bacillota bacterium window:
- a CDS encoding MFS transporter, translating to MSVFLTVASGLFAAASGMLYAAVMPFHAKELGAPAWVVTSLPMGLPSILSLVLLLPIAIFADKTGKRKEILVVALVLTLLANIGLALAGSWVALTLWRLVSGIPFAFMSLFALLIAFMLPADRRGMAVGLGMGGSMLGMGIFQAMSGYLLEVVGGYRGLYYLAAALAGLAILLLLPVRAPVVKSPTGISGRDIAEVLTNRNILWTGFTLCVYLIGWQMMYGSFPIVLTGVLAVPIELQTVFFAVASVMLGFGTFIWGPVIDKIGARKALFAGLMMSTIATFVLKPLSAKMWPYVILFWVATLGGVAGAPGASTVATKSVRLEVATLAMNMTFLFVMLPGIVGGVVAGPLLSGLGVGGMLLVAAIVQLIGAVMTLRVPEM from the coding sequence ATGAGCGTGTTTTTGACCGTTGCGTCGGGGCTTTTTGCAGCTGCCTCAGGTATGCTTTACGCAGCAGTTATGCCCTTCCACGCAAAGGAGCTTGGGGCGCCGGCGTGGGTAGTTACGTCGTTGCCAATGGGTCTCCCGTCTATCCTGTCATTGGTTCTCCTGTTGCCTATCGCCATATTCGCCGACAAGACGGGAAAGAGAAAGGAAATTCTGGTCGTTGCGTTAGTGTTAACGTTACTGGCAAACATAGGCCTTGCTTTGGCTGGCTCATGGGTCGCACTCACACTATGGAGGCTCGTATCAGGGATACCTTTTGCCTTCATGTCACTCTTTGCCTTACTGATAGCGTTCATGCTTCCCGCAGACAGACGCGGAATGGCCGTGGGTCTCGGGATGGGCGGCTCGATGCTGGGGATGGGGATCTTTCAAGCCATGAGCGGTTACCTGCTTGAAGTAGTCGGAGGCTACAGAGGTCTTTACTACCTTGCGGCTGCGTTAGCCGGACTCGCGATTCTTCTTCTGCTTCCCGTAAGGGCTCCCGTTGTAAAGAGCCCGACCGGAATCTCCGGAAGGGATATTGCTGAGGTACTAACGAATAGAAACATCTTATGGACCGGATTTACCCTGTGCGTATACCTCATCGGATGGCAAATGATGTATGGCTCTTTCCCGATAGTTCTCACCGGCGTACTTGCTGTGCCTATCGAGCTGCAAACGGTGTTTTTTGCCGTGGCGTCTGTCATGCTTGGATTCGGAACTTTCATTTGGGGTCCGGTTATCGACAAGATAGGAGCGAGAAAGGCTCTTTTCGCAGGTCTGATGATGTCCACGATAGCGACGTTCGTACTTAAGCCGCTATCAGCTAAGATGTGGCCGTACGTGATCCTTTTCTGGGTGGCAACATTAGGAGGGGTTGCCGGCGCCCCGGGAGCGTCAACGGTTGCAACGAAGAGTGTGAGGCTAGAGGTGGCGACGTTGGCCATGAACATGACGTTTTTGTTCGTCATGCTGCCCGGGATTGTTGGAGGGGTCGTCGCTGGACCTTTGCTCAGCGGATTGGGCGTGGGCGGGATGTTGCTTGTCGCAGCTATAGTGCAGCTAATTGGTGCTGTTATGACGCTTAGAGTACCTGAAATGTAG
- a CDS encoding uroporphyrinogen decarboxylase family protein, which produces MTTDLFQFYWPTLKAVLLGLIAEGLVPWLFVEGSYNQRLDFLADPDLPRGRIVWMFDQTDMVRVKEVLGGVACFAGNVPVTILKTGTPEEVRQYVRDLIEKVGQDGGFILTTGGVVDDAEPENFRAMIEAGKEYGVYR; this is translated from the coding sequence TTGACTACCGACCTTTTCCAGTTCTACTGGCCGACGCTCAAGGCAGTGCTCCTGGGGCTTATTGCCGAAGGGCTGGTACCCTGGCTCTTCGTGGAGGGCAGCTACAACCAGCGGCTGGACTTCCTTGCCGATCCGGACCTCCCCCGCGGCCGGATAGTCTGGATGTTCGACCAGACCGACATGGTCAGGGTCAAGGAGGTGTTGGGCGGGGTTGCCTGCTTCGCCGGTAACGTGCCGGTTACCATACTCAAGACGGGGACTCCGGAGGAGGTCAGGCAGTACGTGAGGGACCTCATCGAGAAAGTGGGGCAGGACGGCGGCTTCATCCTCACGACTGGCGGGGTGGTGGACGACGCGGAGCCCGAGAACTTCCGGGCGATGATCGAGGCCGGCAAGGAGTACGGTGTGTACCGTTGA